The genomic segment GCAAAGAcctgcttcctgttctcagttccTGGAGGTGCTTCCCTATAGTTTCCGCTtgtctctggtttgtgttttgccGTTGACCTTGAAAAAGCCCAAATAGCTGTACACGTGATGCATTGTGGCGTTCGGACCCAAAACAATCGGATCTTTTTCAGGTGACACCCGCTTAACAAACCTACTCTTTTTTGAATTGCAACAATTTAAACTCTACCACCCAATGTGAGCCTTCTAACGGTAAAACACCATATTGGGCATTTTCTGCTGTTCTGTTCATTTCTAACGGTCCATCTGTAGACtgacagcatggaataaaagaGCTTACATTCCAGTACAGATCAATGAAGACAAATGAGTCTCGGTGATTTAAAAAATTCTTTTATTGAGGCTTGTTCACAATCGCTCATTTTGAGTTTTCAGTACACTGCTTTTCCCTGCTCTTGAAAACATCCTACAGCCCTTACAGTAACTAATTAAAGCGTGGATGAGGCACTTTTCAAGCATTAATTCAACACGACATCACATCAGTTCCCATTGCAGCTTCAGCCAATGAGTAACGTTGCTAAGTCCCTGAAATATTCAAATGTTAATTTTACAAGTCACAGATGCAATGCTTATCGCCGCTTGAGAGCTCAAACTTTACAAAGCGTTAACTGTGTTTACGTTTAACATTTAAAGTATCAAGCTACCATCACCCAAATCCCGCAGTTATAGAAAAgcagcaaatgttttatgattttgATAGAATGTTTATAAACATCATTTATAGAAACATCAGCATGCAGTATATAGTAACGTAAGCTTGTGAAGGAGCAAGCAGGGTGTTAAGTAGAtaggaaaaacaggtttcggTTTGGAGCATCTTCAGGAGAGAGCTGTTCATTTTGAGTTTCACAATCGGAACCTTTCTTTTGTAGCAGCCCGTGTTCCTCCTATTACTTTTTCTCAATGTTCAGCTCATCTTGGGCTCATTGTCGAAATATAACCAAGCCGGCAGTTCCTTTCTGATGACAGCCGTGTATCCTTCTGCGAGATGAACCCATTTCTCCGACTTCATTTGTGTCTTAAGAacgaacaaaacaaaaacaatatccaaaagcacaacagaaTAATAGCTCACGAAAGGGTAAGAGGGAAGAGCTTATATTTGCATTCTTACTTCAACAGTTCGGCGAACTTGTATCTCGTATCATATTGTAGCAAAGTCACAAACAGCCCGACGGAGCCCTCAGGGGCGAgtcagagaggagggagagagacttTTAATGCAGACTTTATGATTAAGACTAATAAGACGATTTATGATTGGAATCTGGGGTTTAAATCACAGACGCGGAGTGGACTTTGCCTAGGCAACTTTCACAGCGCATGAATGGATTCAATTCCAAATCAATCACATTTCAAATTCAGTTTCGAATAAAAGCGTTCAAGATCGTTTTTGTTCCTTACTTTTGCCCGTAATGATACTGAAATtctgtgttattttaataataataataataataataataataataataataataataataatccaagcACAGGGCTTTCTGTGCTTGGAGTACCACAGATCTATGCTGGGGTGGTTTCGGAATCTTGAATGCGCCTTTTTCTCTCTTGAGGTCCTGGCAGAGTCAGGGGTGTCCGACGGGTGAAGACATCCTTCAGCGCCGTGCGGAAGGTCGGGCTGGAGAAGTagaagaccaggggatccagcATGCTGTTGAAGTAGGTGAGTGCCAGGCTGCTGTAGAACACCTGGGCGAGGATCTGGTAAGCCTGGCAGTGCCTGGCGCTCTTGACTATCATCACCGCGATCAGGGACAAGCTGCTGGGCAGAAAGCAGAAGACAAACACCACCGACACGGCCCTCACGGCCACCACGGCTCTCTTGATCTTTTCGTTGTTTTCCATGCCCCTGGTTTTGAGCTGGCCAGAGATGGAGACGGTGCAGAACAGGATGACGATGCCGGGGATGATGAACTCGCCGATGAAAAAGACGTTGTGCCAGAGGTGGGTTCCCACAAGTTCGGCGTTCAAGACGAAACTCTCGCAGAGCGTCTTGTTGTTCCTCTCTGTGGCCTTCTGTTCGAAAACGAGGTAAGACGTCAAGGCCAAGGTGAGGCCCCAGGTGAAACAGGACACCTTGACCGTGCCTCTGACGGACGCCATGTTGATGGGGTGGTGGGGGTAGACCACCCTGAAGAAGCGGTCCAGCGCTATGACTGTGAGAAACAGGATGCTGCCCGCCCGGTTCAGGGCCACCATGAAGAGCATGAGTCTGCAGCCCGGGTCCCCGAAAATCCAGTCTATGTCCTTCACGTAGTAGTGCCCTCGAAACGGCAGGCAGAAGATGAGCAGCAGGTCAGCCAGAGCCAAGTTGATCAGGTACACGGTGCTCGGTTTCCACGGCTTCATCCGGTAACAGAACATCCAGAGAGCGAGTCCATTGCCCACGCAGCCGATGATGAATTCGATGAAAAGAGTTGGCTTTAAGACGAGGGGTAACCAGTTGTTGGTGAGAGTACAGTTGAAGGCAGGGCTTTCCATAGTTCATGTACATTCAGGGCTGATCTTAGAGACTGATAAGATCCTTGATGAGGAGAAGGTAATTATTGCGCTGAGACCAAACCACTTCCTCGAAAGCCTTCTACACTTGCAGTAGGAAGCGAAATGCCAGGGGTTGGAGTTTTCTCAGAAGTATGCAAAGTAAACGCTgaatgtgggttttttttttttcaattttcaagtTGCCGTTTTTGTCTTTTGCACAGACTTCTTCGCCTTATGCTGATGGGTGATAATGTGCttaaatatattgaaaatgCGGTATTTTCGTTGGAAAGAACGCTGAATAATAATCGCACGGGCTGCTAAACGTTTTGCGATATGCAATATCGAGGAACGGGCTTTCGAATGTTTTTCCCATGTTTAGAAAACAACTGGTTAATACTGAGAGATAGTATTGACCTTTTACTTGtgttaaaatcaaaatatttgttGCATGAATTTTGTAATGATCAGTCGTTCAGCTCAGAAAGTGATCATTACTTATTAGTTTCTCGTTATAAAAACGTTTGATCTTCAAAGTGCCCATAAACGAAACATGCTTTCTCTTTCTCAGATTACACGTTGCAAAGCTAACGATTTTGAAAGACTGTGATTTGTAAGCAATATATTGAAGTGTTTATGAGTCTTCAGATGATTTTAAATACCTCCATTGTCCCTCCATGTAGAGTAAAAGGATGTGATCACTGCATTATTTTCCATACTCTACATCCATTAACACACTTTACATACACAAATAATTGGAGAACATGTTATCGGTTTTGTAGTTGTAAGTTGTTTTTCTACCCTTTATTTGGGGAGACGATCACTGAAGTTGTGGTTTGGAATACAGCTTCTAATGAGAACAGGCAGAGCAGAAGAGAGTGAAATTAATCTTCACAGCAGAGAGACTCCAGAAGAACAGTTGCTCTCTTGAGACCTGATGGATCACCTGGGTCCAGAAAGGTTCTCAACAGAAAGGTTGTAAAACGAAATGCTTTACTTTTCTGCATCTTAAAAATGGTGTTATAAAAGATGCTTCACCCATGAATCTATTgcatcttgtactgtatatgatctgGCGTGAAAATGTTGGCagtcttttatttataaaaaacacacacatctGAAAATCACCTTGCTAGTTTACAAAATTGAAGTCTTTAAAACCAGTCTGATTTATATACTAAATTGATTCTGTGGCTCAGAGTACAAGGAGTTCCAGAAAAGAAGGAAAGTCTGTGATAAAGAATGAAAGTATATTAGCTATCTTTGCTGCAAAtggatactgtatgtgctatgTACACACTGAAAAAGCATATTGCAAACATCAGACGAGGAACTCGAGAAGATTAATGGAGATGAGTAAGGGCAGAGTAaggattttaatttgtttttacaatCGTTTTCCCTTCTGTCTTTTGCAGCACATTGAAACCATATGTGTAAAAGGTTTTTTCTTAAATGGGCTCCTTCTTGTGTTCATATCTTTATCTGCCAGCCTCTTACCTAAGGAAatatcttttgttttcccaACGCATTTCAGACTAACCAAAAAGGATAATAGTAAATGGAATATTTACATTTCTCTGTTTATTTTAAGAGAGCTAAACTAAGCTGTTACGTGAAATTAGATAAGTTGATATCCTTGTTTGTAGTTTCTCTCAGGTggtgtaaagaaaaataaactgttaattgccacagtcacagcagttaaaaaatgCCTATGTAGAAACATTTCTGCCCAGGATAGCACATTTGTGGCTATAAGTAAATAACTATTCAAAACTATAATAGTCACTTCCAGTTTCTCATTTGAACTGCAAATATAGGTGTGCATAGTCAATGCTTAGCAGTTTCTGTAGCAGATTTAAACTTTCAGATTATATCAGAAATGCAGATACATATACCTTGGGGCTCTCTAATACCAAATAATCTTATGGCAGTGGCTCTCGTTGATTCTGAAGTTGTGAAATTGATTTCATTTTGGTAAATGACACTTTTAGTAGCTGTATGTTGTTGAAAAAtatctgcagtgtgtgtgctttTGAACCTTACCTTTTTATCTGCTTGAGATGAAGACACAGCTGCATCCCCTAGTACTGCTGAAAACTGAGTTGTTCGTGTTGCTGGTGCCAAAGCATGTTGCCATGACACCAAGAATAAGAGACTTTCCAAAAAACGTTGGTATGAACCAAGGAATTTTCAAATGCCTTCTGGTCTCCCTACAGCCGGTGCATATCGTAACAGATATACATGTGTTAATGTGATTGGTTATTGAGTCTGTTAGGGAAGGTCATGTCATCCTTTTCGAATATAGATAATGTTGAATTATCCAGTGGCTGGAGGGGTGGCCTTTTGGTGTAGCAACATTCACCACTACCTAGTGAACAGCACTGTGTGGCGACCCTGAGAGATTCACAATTGAATCTTGGTCTACAGAAGAACTGTTCTACTTCCACTAACATAACATCATCCTTAGATGAAAAATCGCATTCACATTACCATGGCTGCACATTATACAATACATCCAACAGTAAAATACCACAAAATGAAACGAACAGGTATCAAGTCTCTTCTTCACCGGAGGTTCATAATATTTTCGCCAGTGAATTAACACTACAGTGTTACAGTCTGATGCCACATGATGGCGCGCGTGTTTGTGGTTTTGCAAGCGGGCTTGTGTATCTAGAGGTGTGACGAAAGTCAAAGTTTGAGacataaataaaactaaaacccGTACGTTCAAGATACATACCACATGAAAGGCTATTTCTGTACCAGTAGCCGAAATGTAATCGCAGGAAACGTCTTTGtatactttttgtgtttttaagatACGTTTCTCGGGCAACAACATCATAGCATACGAGTACGCTGTTTTGCTGTTTTCCAACAACGTGAAGTTGATTAAGAATAATTCCGGTGAAGTTTAAATTAAAGTAATGCTCATCACTATAAATATCCCAAATGAGGTTCAAACCCAAGTACTTATTTTATAACAGAATATACTATTATGTTTGGAAATACATTAGTactacaattttttaaaatgtgaaattcattCATGAGTACggtgtaaatatatttttaattaaaaccatatctctaaattcaatatttaacataacatcttatgtaaaatatttatattaggCTGTTTTTCAGATATTATTGGTAGGTATTTtgccacaatgcattgctgttatcaacagcttttttttgcgataacaatacagtatattacacgtAAAAGACATTACATGGGTTTTGCTTGTTGATGATATCCTTTCAGACTGAGGGCAATTAAGAAAGAAGGCATTTGTTTGCTCTTGCATTCTTCAGAACAGAAATGACTTAAAACTACGAAGTGAAAAGgtcacacacacagaaagaTGAGGAATTACTCATCACACACAACCAACAAAGCGTTATACACAATTACAGGTCACTTTCGGTCGTATTATCAGATCATCCTGCTAAATCAGGACCTTTAAAACTGCTTCTGGATACATCATGAACAGCACTTCGCAGCATATGATAATATCCTTTtcaaaaagttgtattttaaaaatatgatacCATCATACATATATCAAACATAAAAGTATGTAAATATGAATTCTGGAGTAGGAAGATCTATGTTTCTTCTGTTTAAAATGAAGTTTTGTGCTCAAAAGGCTGATTAGATTCAGTGGTCCAGTCCTCTGATTGTTTTACCATCTTTTCAACACCAGGCTCTTCATGTTCTTCATCTTTCCTGTGAAGACTTCCTTTCACAGCAGCTCTGTATATCCTCTTGAACGTGGGGCTGGAAAAGTAGTAGACCACAGGGTCCAGCACACTGTTGAGATAGGTCAGGCTGACCGTGATGAAGAAGGCATCGTCCAGGGATTTATAGGAGTCACAGTCCTCAATGTGATGAGCCTTTTTGGCCCAGATGACCAGCCTGGTGACATTGCTGGGGAAAAAGCAGATCACAAACACCATCACCACCGCACC from the Lepisosteus oculatus isolate fLepOcu1 chromosome 22, fLepOcu1.hap2, whole genome shotgun sequence genome contains:
- the LOC107079750 gene encoding hydroxycarboxylic acid receptor 2-like; amino-acid sequence: MESPAFNCTLTNNWLPLVLKPTLFIEFIIGCVGNGLALWMFCYRMKPWKPSTVYLINLALADLLLIFCLPFRGHYYVKDIDWIFGDPGCRLMLFMVALNRAGSILFLTVIALDRFFRVVYPHHPINMASVRGTVKVSCFTWGLTLALTSYLVFEQKATERNNKTLCESFVLNAELVGTHLWHNVFFIGEFIIPGIVILFCTVSISGQLKTRGMENNEKIKRAVVAVRAVSVVFVFCFLPSSLSLIAVMIVKSARHCQAYQILAQVFYSSLALTYFNSMLDPLVFYFSSPTFRTALKDVFTRRTPLTLPGPQERKRRIQDSETTPA